In Quercus lobata isolate SW786 chromosome 12, ValleyOak3.0 Primary Assembly, whole genome shotgun sequence, a genomic segment contains:
- the LOC115970653 gene encoding uncharacterized protein LOC115970653 has translation MADDVLNGLEKKKLTADEEEIIEITNEGRMEEIERCNLSLIGKFLTCKAFNKMAAKNTIRRAWGLENKLHILEVGPNLFQFKFNNEFDLSRILRGGPWTFDNQLLMLKRWQKGMTAANIKWDTASIWVQIWEAPFDMISSVVAIRIGSRLGVVEEVEKRRR, from the coding sequence ATGGCGGACGATGTGCTTAATGGGttggaaaaaaagaagctaacAGCGGATGAAGAGGAAATAATTGAGATAACGAATGAAGGAAGAATGGAAGAGATTGAGAGATGTAATTTGAGTCTCATTGGCAAATTTTTAACATGCAAAGCTTTCAACAAAATGGCAGCAAAGAATACCATACGAAGAGCGTGGGGTTTGGAGAACAAGCTTCACATTTTGGAGGTTGGACCAAACTTGTTCCAGTTTAAGTTTAATAACGAGTTTGATTTGAGTAGGATACTGAGAGGAGGGCCTTGGACTTTTGATAATCAACTTCTCATGCTTAAAAGGTGGCAGAAGGGAATGACGGCAGCAAACATCAAATGGGACACTGCATCTATTTGGGTCCAAATATGGGAAGCCCCTTTTGACATGATTTCTTCTGTTGTGGCAATAAGGATAGGGAGCAGATTGGGTGTAGTGGAGGAGGTTGAAAAAAGGAGGCGCTAG
- the LOC115970052 gene encoding 50S ribosomal protein 6, chloroplastic: MLISAIFGTSVLVVPNSCAFKTGGTKVAPWGGSGSGGGGGDGGVGLVIECSSRPQKKATAHHMKTRPRKTQPWDIKRKPTVYPSLPDLPPDWTLVSSGLDDASQLEEVEVAVAVADAVDSSPPPPMSSQAPPTTD, translated from the coding sequence atgttgATTTCGGCTATATTTGGGACGAGCGTGTTGGTGGTGCCGAATTCATGTGCATTTAAGACTGGTGGGACTAAGGTAGCCCCATGGGGTGGCAGTGGCAGTGGCGGAGGCGGAGGCGATGGTGGTGTGGGGTTGGTGATAGAGTGCTCGTCGAGGCCACAGAAGAAGGCTACGGCGCACCATATGAAGACGAGGCCACGAAAGACACAGCCATGGGACATAAAGCGTAAACCCACTGTGTACCCTTCTCTGCCTGACTTACCTCCTGACTGGACTCTCGTTTCTTCTGGCTTAGATGATGCTTCTCAACTTGAAGAAGTTGaagttgctgttgctgttgctgatGCTGTTGactcttctcctccacctcctaTGTCTTCACAAGCACCACCCACAACTGACtag
- the LOC115970051 gene encoding inositol-tetrakisphosphate 1-kinase 3-like isoform X4 produces the protein MLQAVADLNLSDSYGKVGVPRQLVIKKDASSIPDAVTKSGLILPLVAKPLIADGSAKSHELSLAFDQKSLQKLEPPLVLQEFVNHGGVLFKVYIVGETIKVVRRFSLPDDVCKRELSKNAGVYHVPRVSCAAASADDANLDPRVAELPPRPLLEKLAKELRHRLGLRLFNLDIIREHGSRDRFYVIDINYFPGYGKMPGYEHIFTDFLLNLVQGKYKKRSC, from the exons ATGCTCCAGGCTGTTGCTGATCTGAACTTGTCTGACTCTTATG GCAAAGTTGGTGTTCCCAGGCAATTGGTTATCAAGAAAGATGCATCATCCATCCCTGATGCAGTTACCAAATCTGGGCTGATATTACCTCTTG TTGCAAAGCCATTAATTGCTGATGGAAGTGCTAAGTCACATGAATTATCACTCGCTTTTGATCAAAAATCCCTTCAAAAACTTGAACCTCCACTTGTTCTGCAGGAGTTTGTTAACCATG GAGGTGTTCTCTTTAAGGTATATATTGTTGGTGAAACTATAAAGGTGGTCAGACGTTTTTCTTTACCTGATGATGTCTGCAAAAGGGAGCTCTCCAAAAATGCAGGTGTCTATCATGTTCCAAGGGTTTCTTGTGCTGCAGCTTCAGCAGATGATGCAAATCTGGACCCTCGTGTTGCTG AGCTTCCTCCACGACCTTTGCTCGAGAAACTTGCAAAGGAACTTCGCCATCGACTG GGTCTACGGCTCTTCAACCTGGATATTATCCGAGAGCATGGTAGCAGAGATCGTTTCTATGTCATTGACATTAATTATTTCCCTG GGTATGGAAAGATGCCAGGGTATGAGCACATATTCACAGATTTCCTTCTGAACCTAGTTCAAGGCAAGTACAAGAAGAGGTCATGCTAG